Proteins encoded in a region of the Methylosinus trichosporium OB3b genome:
- a CDS encoding aldehyde dehydrogenase family protein, with the protein MTRPEFIRSAEPQFKPRYENFIGGRWVPPAAGRYFENKTPVNGKILCEIARSDEADIETALDAAHAAREAWGRASVAERARVLNAVADRMESNLATLAEAESWDNGKPIRETLAADVPLAIDHFRYFASAIRVQEGGISELDHDTVAYHFHEPLGVVGQIIPWNFPLLMAAWKLAPALAAGNCVVLKPAEQTPASILIWAEIVGDLLPPGVVNIVNGFGLEAGRPLASSKRIAKIAFTGETSTGRLIGEYAARNLIPVTLELGGKSPNIFFADIAAEDDALLDKALEGFAMFALNQGEVCTCPSRALVHRSIYDRFMERALKRVGAIVQGDPLDKRTMLGAQASREQMEKILSYFDIGRNEGADILIGGGRAELEGELSGGFYVKPTVLAGNNKMRVFQEEIFGPVVSVTVFDSDEEAVAIANDTIFGLGAGVWTRDVNRAFRVGRAIQAGRVWTNCYHAYPAHAAFGGYKQSGVGRENHRMMLDHYQQTKNLLVSYDPHSLGFF; encoded by the coding sequence ATGACGAGGCCCGAATTCATCCGCTCCGCCGAGCCGCAGTTCAAACCGCGCTATGAGAATTTCATCGGCGGCCGTTGGGTCCCCCCAGCCGCCGGCCGTTATTTCGAGAACAAGACTCCGGTGAATGGCAAGATTCTCTGCGAGATCGCCCGCTCCGACGAAGCCGATATCGAGACGGCGCTCGACGCCGCCCATGCGGCGCGCGAGGCCTGGGGCCGCGCCAGCGTCGCCGAGCGGGCGCGCGTGCTGAACGCCGTCGCGGACCGCATGGAGAGCAATCTGGCGACGCTCGCCGAAGCCGAGAGCTGGGACAATGGCAAGCCGATCCGCGAGACGCTCGCCGCCGACGTACCGCTCGCCATCGATCACTTCCGCTATTTCGCCTCCGCCATTCGCGTGCAGGAGGGCGGCATATCGGAGCTCGACCACGACACGGTCGCCTATCATTTCCATGAGCCGCTCGGCGTCGTCGGCCAGATCATCCCGTGGAACTTCCCGCTGCTGATGGCGGCATGGAAGCTCGCGCCCGCGCTCGCCGCCGGCAATTGCGTGGTGCTGAAACCGGCCGAGCAGACGCCGGCCTCCATTCTCATATGGGCCGAGATCGTCGGCGATCTGCTGCCGCCCGGCGTCGTCAATATCGTCAACGGCTTCGGCCTCGAGGCCGGGCGCCCGCTCGCCTCGTCGAAGCGCATCGCCAAAATCGCCTTCACGGGCGAGACCAGCACCGGACGCCTCATCGGCGAATATGCCGCGCGCAATCTCATTCCGGTGACGCTGGAGCTCGGCGGCAAATCGCCCAACATCTTCTTCGCCGACATCGCCGCCGAGGATGACGCGCTGCTCGACAAGGCGCTCGAAGGCTTCGCCATGTTCGCGCTGAACCAGGGCGAGGTTTGCACCTGCCCGAGCCGCGCTCTGGTGCACAGAAGCATCTATGACCGCTTCATGGAGCGCGCGCTGAAGCGCGTCGGCGCCATCGTGCAGGGCGACCCGCTCGACAAGCGCACCATGCTCGGCGCGCAGGCCTCGCGAGAGCAGATGGAAAAAATCCTGAGCTATTTCGACATCGGCCGCAATGAAGGCGCCGACATTCTGATCGGCGGCGGCCGCGCCGAGCTCGAGGGCGAGCTTTCCGGCGGCTTCTATGTGAAGCCGACCGTGCTCGCCGGCAATAATAAGATGCGCGTGTTCCAGGAGGAGATCTTCGGGCCCGTGGTCTCGGTGACCGTGTTCGATTCGGACGAAGAAGCGGTGGCGATCGCCAATGACACGATCTTCGGCCTCGGAGCGGGAGTGTGGACGCGCGACGTCAATCGCGCTTTTCGCGTCGGCCGCGCCATTCAGGCCGGGCGCGTCTGGACCAATTGCTATCACGCCTATCCGGCGCACGCCGCCTTCGGCGGCTACAAGCAATCGGGCGTCGGCCGCGAGAATCACCGCATGATGCTGGATCATTATCAGCAGACCAAGAATCTGCTGGTGTCCTACGATCCGCACAGCCTCGGCTTCTTTTGA
- the minC gene encoding septum site-determining protein MinC — protein MTESSSSHIRFRGRSFPVLAIEPDAPIDGWIEKLDACLERTPAFFARKAIVVDVSKLGLERDEVVGLMGRLSERQVRVMGLTGVEPSWACDELPPILLSGRAYAADEEPSAAAPQPTLTPQEQTTFAEIGAALRAEKPALAESVESERRHVAPLVVEKPVRSGQSIFHPGGDVIVVGSVASGADVVAGGSIHVYGAVRGRVMAGSYGETRARIFCRKLEAELVAVGGFYMTADEIRADLRGRAVHAFLQDETIKIVRLD, from the coding sequence TTGACCGAATCTTCATCCTCTCACATTCGCTTCCGGGGCCGCTCCTTTCCGGTCCTCGCCATCGAGCCCGATGCGCCGATCGACGGCTGGATCGAGAAGCTCGACGCCTGTCTCGAGCGCACGCCCGCCTTCTTCGCGCGCAAGGCGATCGTCGTCGACGTCTCCAAGCTCGGCCTCGAGCGCGACGAGGTCGTCGGCCTCATGGGCCGGCTCTCCGAGCGCCAGGTGCGCGTCATGGGCCTCACCGGCGTCGAGCCGTCCTGGGCCTGCGACGAGCTGCCGCCGATCCTCCTCAGCGGACGCGCCTACGCCGCCGACGAGGAGCCGAGCGCCGCAGCGCCGCAGCCGACGCTGACGCCGCAGGAGCAAACCACTTTCGCCGAGATCGGCGCGGCGCTGCGGGCGGAAAAGCCCGCGCTCGCCGAAAGCGTCGAGAGCGAGCGCCGCCATGTCGCGCCGCTCGTCGTCGAGAAGCCGGTGCGCTCCGGCCAATCCATCTTTCATCCGGGCGGCGACGTCATCGTCGTCGGCTCGGTCGCTTCCGGCGCGGACGTCGTCGCCGGCGGCTCCATCCATGTCTATGGCGCGGTGCGCGGCCGCGTGATGGCCGGCTCCTATGGCGAGACCCGCGCGCGCATCTTCTGCCGCAAGTTGGAGGCGGAGCTCGTCGCCGTCGGCGGCTTCTACATGACCGCGGACGAGATCCGCGCCGATCTGCGTGGGCGTGCGGTGCACGCCTTTCTGCAGGATGAAACGATCAAGATCGTCAGGCTCGACTGA
- the minD gene encoding septum site-determining protein MinD, producing MAKILVVTSGKGGVGKTTTTAALGAALAQSNHKVAVVDFDVGLRNLDLVMGAERRVVYDLINVANGDAKLHQALIRDKRVDTLHLLAASQTRDKDALTEEGVRRVIDELRERFDWIVCDSPAGIERGATLAMRFADVAVVVANPEISSVRDSDRIIGLLDAKTERAERGERLDKHLLLTRYDPGRAARGEMLHVDDVLEILSIPLIGIIPESEDVLRASNVGSPVTLHTTTSAPARAYMDAARRLCGVDVPMDIPVDKKGLLVRLFGRRAA from the coding sequence ATGGCAAAAATACTGGTAGTCACATCCGGCAAGGGCGGCGTCGGCAAGACGACGACGACCGCGGCGCTCGGCGCGGCGCTCGCTCAGTCGAATCACAAGGTCGCCGTCGTCGATTTCGACGTCGGCCTGCGCAATCTCGATCTGGTGATGGGCGCCGAGCGGCGCGTCGTCTATGATCTCATCAATGTCGCCAATGGCGACGCCAAGCTGCATCAGGCCCTGATCCGCGACAAGCGCGTCGACACGCTGCATCTGCTCGCCGCCTCGCAGACGCGCGACAAGGACGCGCTCACCGAGGAGGGCGTGCGCCGCGTGATCGACGAATTGCGCGAGCGTTTCGACTGGATCGTCTGCGACAGCCCTGCCGGCATCGAGCGTGGCGCGACGCTGGCGATGCGCTTCGCCGACGTCGCCGTCGTCGTCGCCAATCCGGAAATCTCCTCGGTGCGCGATTCGGATCGCATCATCGGCCTGCTCGACGCCAAGACCGAGCGCGCCGAGCGCGGCGAGCGCCTCGACAAGCATCTGCTGCTCACGCGCTACGACCCGGGCCGCGCCGCCCGCGGCGAGATGCTGCATGTCGACGACGTGCTGGAGATTTTGTCGATCCCGCTCATCGGCATCATTCCCGAGAGCGAGGATGTGCTGCGCGCCTCCAATGTCGGCAGCCCGGTGACGCTGCACACGACGACGAGCGCGCCGGCGCGCGCCTATATGGATGCGGCGCGGCGCCTCTGCGGCGTCGATGTGCCGATGGACATTCCCGTCGACAAGAAAGGACTCTTGGTGCGTCTGTTCGGCCGGAGGGCGGCATGA
- the minE gene encoding cell division topological specificity factor MinE: MNLFKFLDRRASAPVARERLQILLAHERASVCNANLVALLHKEVLAAVSKHIAIDPERVEVNLRERDKVSLLEIDIEIDAAMKRTDIGEAA, from the coding sequence ATGAATTTATTCAAGTTCCTCGATCGTCGCGCCTCGGCGCCAGTCGCGCGCGAGCGGCTGCAGATTCTCCTCGCGCATGAGCGCGCCTCGGTCTGCAACGCCAATCTCGTGGCGCTGCTGCACAAGGAAGTGCTCGCCGCGGTGTCGAAGCACATCGCGATCGATCCCGAGCGCGTGGAAGTCAATCTGCGCGAGCGCGACAAGGTCTCCCTGCTCGAGATCGACATAGAGATCGACGCGGCGATGAAGCGCACCGACATCGGCGAAGCGGCGTAA
- the epsC gene encoding serine O-acetyltransferase EpsC — MNARFGDARDAVEARDAAVDEVVDALRALRKTSQKSRYKSSALPELPSRAAVVDIVADLVAILYPRHFGPSHLTIETVDGFVAATLKRTMHSLGEQIGKELRLFADADAGGRREADTQRIADAFLGALPRVRSLLDTDIRAAFEGDPAARSLDEIVFCYPGIAAVTRHRLAHELYCLGAPMLARIIAEISHSETGIDIHPGADIESSFFIDHGAGVVIGETARIGKRVRLYQGVTLGAKRFEADASGALVKGRPRHPIVEDDVVIYAGATVLGRITIGKGSSIGGNVWLTHSVAPGSNITQARAIEIFDNGGGI; from the coding sequence ATGAACGCCCGATTCGGCGATGCTCGGGACGCCGTCGAGGCGCGCGACGCGGCGGTCGACGAGGTGGTCGACGCGCTGCGCGCCTTGCGCAAGACGTCGCAAAAGAGCCGCTACAAGAGCAGCGCTCTGCCCGAGCTGCCGTCGCGCGCCGCGGTCGTCGACATCGTCGCCGATCTGGTGGCCATTCTCTATCCGCGCCATTTTGGCCCTTCGCATCTCACCATCGAGACTGTCGACGGCTTCGTGGCGGCGACGTTGAAACGGACGATGCATTCGCTCGGCGAGCAGATCGGCAAGGAATTGCGCCTGTTCGCCGACGCGGACGCCGGCGGGAGGCGGGAGGCGGACACGCAGCGGATCGCCGACGCCTTTCTCGGCGCTCTGCCGCGCGTGCGCTCGTTGCTCGACACCGACATACGCGCCGCCTTCGAGGGCGATCCTGCGGCGCGCAGCCTCGACGAGATCGTATTCTGTTATCCGGGAATCGCCGCCGTTACCCGCCATCGTCTTGCGCACGAGCTCTATTGTTTGGGCGCGCCCATGCTCGCGCGCATCATCGCCGAGATCTCGCATTCCGAGACGGGCATCGACATTCATCCGGGCGCCGACATCGAATCGAGCTTCTTCATCGATCACGGCGCCGGCGTCGTGATCGGCGAGACGGCGCGCATCGGCAAGCGTGTGCGGCTCTATCAGGGCGTCACGCTCGGGGCGAAGCGCTTCGAGGCGGATGCGAGCGGCGCTCTCGTCAAAGGCCGGCCGCGTCATCCGATCGTCGAGGACGATGTGGTGATCTATGCCGGCGCGACGGTCCTCGGGCGCATCACCATCGGCAAGGGCTCCTCGATCGGAGGCAATGTCTGGCTGACGCACAGCGTCGCGCCGGGAAGCAACATCACCCAGGCGCGCGCCATCGAGATTTTCGACAATGGTGGCGGAATATGA
- a CDS encoding GlcG/HbpS family heme-binding protein produces MKLVLVSRLVLVSMVAVAAAAPTARADLPAHKFLPVAAALSIAQGAYDACIQQGHRVSVTVVGGEGQTIVALRGDGASPHTLENSQRKAYTSRTFRAPSGDIAQRVKDNPGLGLVHLTGVVAIQGALPIKVGDEIIGAVGVSGAPGGEKDEVCAKAGIDKIADQLK; encoded by the coding sequence ATGAAGCTCGTCCTCGTCTCCCGTCTCGTTCTCGTCTCGATGGTCGCCGTTGCGGCGGCTGCGCCGACGGCGCGGGCCGATCTGCCGGCGCATAAATTTCTCCCCGTCGCCGCCGCTCTCTCGATCGCGCAAGGCGCCTATGACGCCTGCATTCAGCAAGGCCATCGCGTTTCGGTCACAGTCGTCGGAGGGGAGGGGCAGACGATCGTCGCTCTTCGCGGCGACGGCGCTTCGCCGCATACTCTGGAAAACAGCCAGCGCAAGGCCTACACCTCGCGCACCTTCCGCGCGCCGTCGGGCGACATCGCTCAGCGCGTGAAGGACAATCCCGGTCTCGGCCTCGTCCATCTCACGGGCGTCGTCGCCATTCAGGGCGCGCTGCCGATCAAGGTCGGCGACGAGATCATTGGCGCGGTCGGCGTCTCCGGCGCGCCGGGCGGCGAGAAGGACGAGGTCTGCGCCAAGGCCGGCATCGACAAGATCGCGGATCAATTGAAATGA
- a CDS encoding helix-turn-helix domain-containing protein has product MEPTLIKRSRPSPERLSRIVAERLERLLNRRGRSLTRLAEVSGVDADEIARIAAGRQAPSVGHLWRIANALGVPFGSLVASKERGDLLVIRKSEPQSVESVGGAFVSRALYPYDSRRPVEFYHLTIAPKHIERSEAHAPGTKENLVVARGSVEIVVGREPAAQLDEGDAIDFLADVPHSYRNLGVVPATIYLVMSYAEASDED; this is encoded by the coding sequence ATGGAACCTACCCTCATCAAGCGCTCACGGCCCTCCCCCGAGCGGCTCTCCCGCATCGTCGCGGAACGACTCGAGCGACTGCTCAATCGACGCGGACGGTCTTTGACACGCCTCGCGGAAGTGAGCGGCGTCGACGCCGATGAGATCGCGCGTATCGCCGCAGGCCGCCAGGCTCCCTCCGTCGGCCATTTGTGGCGAATCGCCAATGCGCTCGGCGTTCCCTTCGGCAGCCTCGTCGCGTCGAAGGAGCGAGGCGACCTGCTGGTCATTCGCAAGAGCGAGCCGCAATCGGTCGAATCCGTCGGCGGCGCATTCGTCTCGCGCGCTCTCTACCCATATGATTCCAGGCGCCCGGTCGAATTCTACCATCTCACCATCGCGCCCAAGCACATCGAGCGCTCGGAGGCCCATGCGCCCGGCACGAAGGAGAATCTGGTCGTCGCGCGCGGATCGGTCGAGATCGTCGTCGGACGCGAGCCGGCGGCGCAGCTGGACGAGGGCGACGCCATCGATTTCCTCGCCGATGTGCCGCACAGCTATCGCAATCTCGGAGTCGTGCCCGCAACCATCTATCTGGTCATGTCCTACGCCGAGGCGAGCGACGAGGATTGA
- a CDS encoding sensor histidine kinase → MLRLAIRNLVENALNHTPRGTDAEILVGIDGSASIIDRGEGVPIAERERIFERFQRRRRGGAGLGLSIVKRIAEAHGGFVTVGNRSGGGAELSIHFLPAEQASRPLSPPG, encoded by the coding sequence ATGCTGCGTCTGGCCATTCGTAATTTGGTCGAGAACGCACTCAATCACACGCCAAGGGGAACGGATGCCGAGATCCTTGTCGGAATAGACGGGTCGGCCAGCATCATAGATCGGGGCGAGGGCGTTCCGATCGCTGAGCGCGAGCGGATATTCGAACGTTTCCAGCGGCGACGGCGGGGCGGCGCCGGACTGGGCCTCTCGATCGTAAAGCGCATCGCCGAGGCGCACGGCGGATTCGTCACGGTCGGAAATCGCTCAGGTGGAGGCGCGGAGCTTTCGATACATTTCCTGCCGGCCGAGCAGGCTTCCAGGCCGTTGTCGCCGCCAGGTTGA
- a CDS encoding ArsR/SmtB family transcription factor, whose protein sequence is MEKLSAITALVALAHESRLEIFRLLMQAGPAGLPAGKISERLGLPSTTLSFHLNQLKHADLVTFRREGRSLIYSAAYPVMNALLAYLTENCCKGDAAACCVTEADTTCQTERVP, encoded by the coding sequence ATGGAAAAGCTATCCGCGATCACAGCTCTCGTCGCCCTCGCACACGAGTCGCGCCTCGAAATCTTTCGGCTTCTGATGCAGGCCGGGCCCGCAGGGCTGCCCGCAGGAAAAATCAGCGAGCGGCTCGGGCTTCCTTCGACGACGCTGTCTTTCCACCTCAATCAGCTCAAGCACGCCGATCTCGTGACCTTCCGCCGTGAGGGTCGCTCCTTGATCTATTCGGCCGCCTATCCCGTCATGAACGCGCTGCTCGCCTATCTGACGGAGAATTGCTGCAAGGGCGACGCCGCCGCTTGCTGCGTCACAGAAGCCGATACGACCTGCCAGACCGAGAGGGTCCCATGA
- a CDS encoding ArsI/CadI family heavy metal resistance metalloenzyme has product MKRLHLHVSVDDLPRSIHFYSALFAAAPTVEKPDYAKWMLDDPRVNFAISARGGSSLGLEHLGIQVETTDELQDVYGRLKQAGGRVYEEGATTCCYARSEKSWIADPQGLMWETFLTTGESPIYGGDPALDALKGEAGACCAPTTPQGECCPPKPELSAQAPCCGAKEPA; this is encoded by the coding sequence ATGAAGCGCCTGCATCTGCATGTCTCCGTCGACGACCTGCCGCGATCCATCCATTTCTACAGCGCGCTGTTCGCCGCCGCGCCGACGGTCGAGAAGCCCGATTACGCCAAATGGATGCTCGACGATCCGCGCGTGAACTTCGCCATTTCGGCGCGAGGCGGGTCGAGCCTCGGATTGGAGCATCTCGGCATTCAGGTCGAAACCACGGATGAGCTGCAAGACGTCTATGGACGCCTGAAGCAGGCCGGCGGACGCGTCTATGAAGAGGGCGCGACCACCTGCTGCTATGCGCGTTCAGAAAAATCCTGGATCGCCGATCCGCAAGGGCTGATGTGGGAGACCTTCCTCACGACGGGCGAAAGCCCGATCTATGGCGGAGATCCAGCGCTGGACGCGTTGAAGGGCGAGGCTGGCGCCTGCTGCGCGCCGACGACGCCGCAAGGCGAATGCTGTCCGCCGAAACCGGAGCTTTCCGCACAGGCGCCCTGCTGCGGCGCGAAGGAGCCCGCATGA
- the arsC gene encoding arsenate reductase (glutaredoxin) (This arsenate reductase requires both glutathione and glutaredoxin to convert arsenate to arsenite, after which the efflux transporter formed by ArsA and ArsB can extrude the arsenite from the cell, providing resistance.): MSAPDVIIYHNPDCGTSRNTLGLIRNAGIEPHVIEYLKTPPTRALLAQLIARMGISTRALLREKGTPFQELGLGDPTRTDEALLDAMMAHPILINRPIVVTSMGVKLCRPSEAVLDILPLPQRGAFYKEDGELIVDSAGRRVATA, encoded by the coding sequence ATGAGCGCGCCCGATGTGATCATCTATCACAATCCCGATTGCGGCACGTCGCGCAACACGCTCGGCCTCATCCGCAACGCCGGCATAGAGCCGCATGTGATCGAATATCTGAAGACGCCGCCGACGCGGGCGCTGCTGGCGCAGCTGATCGCGCGAATGGGGATATCGACGCGGGCGCTGCTGCGCGAGAAGGGCACGCCTTTTCAAGAGCTCGGCCTCGGCGATCCGACGCGGACCGACGAGGCGTTGCTCGATGCGATGATGGCGCATCCGATCCTCATCAATCGGCCGATCGTCGTCACCTCCATGGGCGTGAAGCTGTGCCGGCCGTCGGAGGCGGTTCTGGACATTCTGCCGCTGCCGCAGCGCGGCGCGTTTTACAAGGAGGACGGCGAGCTCATCGTCGATTCCGCCGGCCGGCGCGTGGCGACGGCATAA
- the arsD gene encoding arsenite efflux transporter metallochaperone ArsD — MTAIEIYDPALCCSTGVCGTDVDQALVNFAADADWAKQNGARIERFNLAQQPLAFAENAIVKGFLERSGQEALPLVLVSGEVALAGRYPSRSELARWAGLVETATEAKPSGCCGGGSC; from the coding sequence GTGACGGCAATCGAAATCTATGACCCGGCCCTTTGCTGCAGCACCGGCGTGTGCGGGACCGATGTCGATCAGGCGCTGGTGAATTTCGCCGCCGACGCCGATTGGGCGAAGCAGAACGGCGCTCGCATCGAGCGATTCAATCTGGCGCAGCAGCCGCTCGCCTTCGCCGAGAATGCGATCGTGAAAGGCTTTCTGGAGCGTTCCGGACAGGAGGCGCTGCCGCTGGTGCTCGTTTCGGGCGAGGTGGCGCTCGCCGGGCGCTATCCGAGCCGCAGCGAGCTCGCGCGCTGGGCCGGCCTCGTCGAGACCGCGACGGAGGCGAAGCCGAGCGGATGCTGCGGCGGCGGCAGCTGCTGA